In one Trichosurus vulpecula isolate mTriVul1 chromosome 8, mTriVul1.pri, whole genome shotgun sequence genomic region, the following are encoded:
- the ATOH7 gene encoding protein atonal homolog 7, with amino-acid sequence MKSCKPNSLDSSLESEPQCKGGIECVGKCGSERMENAARRRLAANARERRRMQGLNTAFDRLRKVVPQWGQDKKLSKYETLQMALSYIMALTRILAEAERYSTERDWIHLHCEHFNQDSYHALVGPKLPGESEHYAQRLLGYQPEHFQMAN; translated from the coding sequence ATGAAATCCTGCAAACCAAATTCCCTGGATTCCAGTTTGGAATCCGAGCCCCAGTGCAAAGGTGGCATCGAGTGTGTGGGGAAGTGTGGCTCCGAAAGGATGGAGAACGCTGCCCGAAGAAGGCTGGCTGCCAACGCCAGGGAGAGGCGGCGGATGCAGGGGCTCAACACAGCTTTTGATCGCCTGAGAAAAGTGGTTCCCCAGTGGGGCCAAGATAAAAAGCTATCCAAGTATGAAACCCTGCAGATGGCCCTCAGTTACATCATGGCTCTGACCCGGATCCTGGCTGAAGCCGAGAGATACAGCACAGAGAGGGACTGGATCCATCTGCACTGCGAACACTTCAATCAGGACAGCTACCATGCACTCGTCGGACCCAAGCTGCCGGGTGAGAGTGAGCACTATGCCCAAAGACTCTTGGGCTATCAGCCTGAACACTTTCAAATGGCCAATTAA